From Silurus meridionalis isolate SWU-2019-XX chromosome 14, ASM1480568v1, whole genome shotgun sequence, a single genomic window includes:
- the si:ch211-157c3.4 gene encoding lipopolysaccharide-induced tumor necrosis factor-alpha factor homolog-like — translation MSSGIKDPPPYIIPVETPGDNVKVYKVHTGFDPKGSSGNSDYRVPTHISTAQTTSCDRNKFVSYETELGRSPGMVTCTSCQEQVLTHVTYKVGMYAWLMCLLFILCGLVIGCCLLPFFLKFFKDVYHSCPKCHRVLHVEKKRCC, via the exons TGGAGACCCCGGGGGACAACGTGAAGGTGTACAAGGTGCACACGGGGTTCGACCCCAAGGGCTCTTCTGGCAATTCAGATTACAGAGTGCCGACCCATATCTCAACag CTCAGACCACCTCGTGTGACAGGAACAAGTTTGTGAGTTATGAGACAGAGCTTGGACGCTCCCCCGGCATGGTCACCTGCACCAGCTGCCAGGAGCAAGTGCTCACCCATGTCACCTATAAAGTGGGAATGTACGCCTGGCTCATGTGCCTCCTCTTCATCCTGTGCGG GTTGGTGATTGGCTGCTGCCTTCTGCCGTTCTTCCTCAAGTTCTTCAAAGACGTCTATCACTCCTGCCCCAAGTGTCACCGTGTCCTGCATGTGGAGAAGAAGCGGTGTTGCTGA
- the usp7 gene encoding ubiquitin carboxyl-terminal hydrolase 7 isoform X1 codes for MNHHQSQQQQQKAGEQQLSEPEDMEMEAGDTDDPPRIPPNPVINGNVAMTDGHNTEEDMEDDTSWRSEATFRFVVERFSRLSESVLSPSCFVRNLPWKIMVMPRFYPDRPHQKSVGFFLQCNAESDSTSWSCHAQAMLKIINYKDDEKSFSRRISHLFFHKENDWGFSNFMSWSDVTDPERGFVEDDKVTFEVSVQADAPHGVAWDSKKHTGYVGLKNQGATCYMNSLLQTLFFTNQLRRAVYMMPTEGDDSSKSVPLALQRVFYELQHSDKPVGTKKLTKSFGWETLDSFMQHDVQELCRVLLDNVENKMKGTCVEGTIPKLFRGKMVSYIQCKHVDYRSERIEDYYDIQLSIKGKKNIFESFKDYVAVEQLDGDNKYDAGEHGLQEAEKGVKFLTFPPILHLQLMRFMYDPQTDQNIKINDRFEFPDQLPLDEFLQKPDVKDPANYILHAVLVHSGDNHGGHYVVYLNPKGDGKVSVTEPIWCKFDDDVVSRCTKEEAIEHNYGGHDDDLSVRHCTNAYMLVYIRESKLSEVLQPVTDIDIPQQLVERLQEEKRVEAQKRKERQEAHLYMQVQMVTEDQFCGHQGNDMYDEEKVKYTVFKVLKSSTLAEFVQNLSQTMGFPQDQMRLWPMQARSNGTKRPAMLDYEADCNKSMIDLSDNENPWTIFLETVDPEMASSGATLPKFDKDHDVMLFLKMYDPKTRSLNYCGHIYTPISCKIRDLLPVMCERAGFQQGTSLLLYEEVKPNLTERIQDFDVSLDKALDELMDGDIIVFQKDDPDNETSELPTAKDYFRDLYHRVDVIFCDKTIHNDPGFVVTLSNRMNYFQVAKTVAQRLNTDPMLLQFFKSQGYRDGPGNPLRHNYEGTLRDLLQFFKPRQPKKLYYQQLKMKITDFENRRSFKSIWLNSQFREEEITLYPDKHGCVRDLLEECKKAVELSDKGSEKLRLLEIVSYKIIGVHQEDELLECLSPAASRTFRIEEIPLDQVDLDKENEMLIPVAHFHKEVFGTFGIPFLLKIRQAEPFREVMKRIQSMLDIQEKEFEKFKFAIVMMGRHQYINEDDYEVNLKDFEPQPGNMSHPRPWLGLDHFNKAPKRGRYTYLEKAIKIHN; via the exons ATGAACCATCACCAGAGccagcagcagcaacagaaAGCCGGCGAGCAGCAGCTTAGCGAGCCCGAGGATATGGAAATGGAAG ctgGGGACACGGATGATCCCCCAAGAATCCCTCCAAATCCAGTCATCAACGGGAATGTTGCAATGACAGACGGACACAACACAGAAGAAGACATGGAGGACG ATACGAGCTGGCGTTCCGAGGCCACCTTCCGCTTCGTGGTGGAGCGTTTCAGCCGGCTGAGCGAGTCGGTGCTCAGCCCGTCGTGCTTTGTGAGGAACCTGCCGTGGAAGATCATGGTCATGCCTCGCTTTTACCCGGACCGGCCTCACCAGAAGAGCGTCGGCTTCTTCCTGCAGTGCAACGCCGAGTCCGACTCCAC GTCATGGTCGTGTCATGCTCAAGCAATGCTGAAGATCATCAACTACAAGGACGACGAGAAGTCGTTCAGCCGGCGCATCAGCCACTTGTTCTTCCACAAAGAAAACGACTGGGGTTTCTCCAACTTCATGTCATGGAGC gacGTTACTGACCCGGAGAGAGGCTTTGTGGAAGATGATAAGGTCACGTTCGAGGTTTCTGTCCAGGCCGATGCTCCTCATGGTGTAGC ATGGGATTCAAAGAAGCATACAGGATATGTAGGATTAAAGAACCAAGGAGCCACATGCTACATGAACAGTCTGCTGCAAACGCTGTTCTTCACCAACCAGCTCAGACGG GCGGTCTACATGATGCCCACAGAGGGTGACGACTCCTCCAAAAGCGTTCCCCTGGCACTGCAGAGGGTCTTCTACGAGCTCCAGCACAGCGATAAACCTGTCGGCACAAAGAAACTGACCAAGTCTTTCGG gTGGGAGACGTTGGACAGTTTTATGCAGCACGATGTCCAGGAGCTGTGCAGGGTG CTCCTGGACAACGTTGAGAACAAGATGAAGGGCACGTGCGTGGAAGGAACCATCCCGAAGCTCTTCAGAGGAAAGATGGTG TCGTACATCCAGTGTAAGCACGTGGATTATAGATCTGAGCGAATAGAGGATTACTACGACATCCAGCTCAGcataaagggaaagaaaaaca TTTTTGAGTCATTTAAAGACTACGTGGCAGTGGAGCAACTCGACGGGGATAACAAGTACGATGCGGGGGAGCATGGCCTACAG gaaGCTGAGAAGGGAGTGAAATTCCTCACTTTTCCTCCCATCCTGCACTTACAGCTGATGAGGTTTATGTACGACCCGCAAACagaccaaaatataaaaataaacgacAG GTTCGAATTTCCCGACCAGTTACCTCTGGACGAGTTCCTCCAGAAGCCGGATGTCAAGGACCCAGCCAACTACATCCTCCATGCCGTGTTGGTGCACAGCGGAGACAACCACGGCGGTCACTACGTCGTCTATCTCAACCCCAAAGGAGACGGCAAAGTGAGTGTCACGGAGCCAATA TGGTGCAAGTTCGACGACGATGTCGTTTCCCGATGCACTAAAGAAGAGGCCATCGAGCACAACTACGGCGGCCATGACGACGACCTCTCCGTGCGCCACTGCACCAACGCCTACATGCTGGTCTACATCAGAGAGTCGAAGCTCA GTGAGGTTCTGCAGCCGGTTACAGACATAGACATCCCTCAGCAGCTGGTGGAGAGACTGCAGGAGGAGAAGCGTGTAGAGGCACAGAAACGGAAGGAGCGTCAGGAAGCTCATCTCTACATGCAAGTGCAG atggTGACCGAGGACCAATTTTGCGGCCACCAGGGCAACGACATGTACGACGAAGAGAAAGTCAAGTACACAGTGTTCAAAGTGCTGAAAAGCTCCACCCTGGCAGAGTTTGTGCAGAACCTCTCTCAGACCATG GGTTTCCCACAGGACCAGATGCGGCTGTGGCCCATGCAGGCCAGGAGCAATGGCACCAAGAGGCCGGCCATGTTGGACTACGAGGCAGACTGCAACAAGTCT ATGATTGACTTGAGTGATAACGAGAATCCCTGGACAATATTTTTGGAAACGGTAGATCCAGAAATGGCATCCAGCGGTGCGACGTTGCCCAAGTTCGACAAAGACC atgaTGTCATGTTGTTCTTGAAGATGTACGACCCAAAAACCAGAAGCTTAAATTATTGTGGACATATCTACACACCTATATCCTGTAAAATAC GAGACTTGCTGCCTGTCATGTGTGAAAGAGCAGGGTTTCAGCAGGGAACTAGTCTTCTCCTCTATGAG GAAGTTAAACCGAATTTAACAGAGCGGATACAGGACTTTGATGTCTCCTTGGATAAAGCTCTGGACGAGCTCATGGACGGAGACATAATCGTGTTCCAGAA GGACGACCCAGACAACGAGACCAGCGAGCTGCCAACGGCAAAAGACTACTTTAGAGACTTGTACCACCGCGTCGACGTCATTTTCTGCGACAAAACCATCCACAACGACCCGGGCTTCGTCGTTACACTATCCAACAGAATGAACTACTTCCAG GTGGCGAAGACTGTTGCACAGAGGTTAAACACTGACCCCATGCTACTACAGTTCTTCAAGTCACAGGG GTATAGAGACGGCCCGGGAAACCCACTCAGGCACAACTACGAAGGAACTCTCCGAGACCTGCTGCAGTTCTTCAAACCACGGCAGCCCAAGAAGCTCTACTATCAACAG CTCAAGATGAAGATCACCGACTTTGAAAACCGGAGGAGTTTCAAATCCATATGGCTCAACAGTCAGTTTCGGGAGGAG GAGATCACACTATACCCAGACAAGCATGGCTGTGTTCGAGACCTTCTCGAGGAATGTAAAAAGGCAGTGGAGCTCTCAGACAAAGGATCAGAGAAGCTCAG GCTGTTAGAAATCGTAAGCTACAAAATTATTGGGGTTCACCAGGAGGACGAACTGCTAGAATGTCTATCTCCCGCGGCCAGTCGGACGTTCAGAATAGAG GAAATCCCTCTGGACCAGGTCGACCTGGATAAGGAGAACGAGATGCTGATTCCAGTTGCACATTTCCACAAGGAGGTCTTCGGGACTTTCGGAATTCCGTTCTTGCTCAAGATTCGTCAG GCCGAGCCTTTCAGAGAGGTGATGAAGAGGATCCAGAGCATGCTGGATATCCAGGAGAAAGAGTTTGAAAAG TTTAAGTTTGCGATCGTGATGATGGGCCGGCACCAGTACATCAACGAGGACGACTACGAAGTGAACCTGAAGGACTTCGAGCCACAGCCGG GAAACATGTCCCACCCGAGACCTTGGTTAGGGCTCGACCACTTCAACAAAGCGCCGAAGCGAGGCCGCTACACGTACCTGGAGAAGGCTATCAAGATCCACAACTGA
- the usp7 gene encoding ubiquitin carboxyl-terminal hydrolase 7 isoform X2, translated as MNHHQSQQQQQKAGEQQLSEPEDMEMEAGDTDDPPRIPPNPVINGNVAMTDGHNTEEDMEDDTSWRSEATFRFVVERFSRLSESVLSPSCFVRNLPWKIMVMPRFYPDRPHQKSVGFFLQCNAESDSTSWSCHAQAMLKIINYKDDEKSFSRRISHLFFHKENDWGFSNFMSWSDVTDPERGFVEDDKVTFEVSVQADAPHGVAWDSKKHTGYVGLKNQGATCYMNSLLQTLFFTNQLRRAVYMMPTEGDDSSKSVPLALQRVFYELQHSDKPVGTKKLTKSFGWETLDSFMQHDVQELCRVLLDNVENKMKGTCVEGTIPKLFRGKMVSYIQCKHVDYRSERIEDYYDIQLSIKGKKNIFESFKDYVAVEQLDGDNKYDAGEHGLQEAEKGVKFLTFPPILHLQLMRFMYDPQTDQNIKINDRFEFPDQLPLDEFLQKPDVKDPANYILHAVLVHSGDNHGGHYVVYLNPKGDGKWCKFDDDVVSRCTKEEAIEHNYGGHDDDLSVRHCTNAYMLVYIRESKLSEVLQPVTDIDIPQQLVERLQEEKRVEAQKRKERQEAHLYMQVQMVTEDQFCGHQGNDMYDEEKVKYTVFKVLKSSTLAEFVQNLSQTMGFPQDQMRLWPMQARSNGTKRPAMLDYEADCNKSMIDLSDNENPWTIFLETVDPEMASSGATLPKFDKDHDVMLFLKMYDPKTRSLNYCGHIYTPISCKIRDLLPVMCERAGFQQGTSLLLYEEVKPNLTERIQDFDVSLDKALDELMDGDIIVFQKDDPDNETSELPTAKDYFRDLYHRVDVIFCDKTIHNDPGFVVTLSNRMNYFQVAKTVAQRLNTDPMLLQFFKSQGYRDGPGNPLRHNYEGTLRDLLQFFKPRQPKKLYYQQLKMKITDFENRRSFKSIWLNSQFREEEITLYPDKHGCVRDLLEECKKAVELSDKGSEKLRLLEIVSYKIIGVHQEDELLECLSPAASRTFRIEEIPLDQVDLDKENEMLIPVAHFHKEVFGTFGIPFLLKIRQAEPFREVMKRIQSMLDIQEKEFEKFKFAIVMMGRHQYINEDDYEVNLKDFEPQPGNMSHPRPWLGLDHFNKAPKRGRYTYLEKAIKIHN; from the exons ATGAACCATCACCAGAGccagcagcagcaacagaaAGCCGGCGAGCAGCAGCTTAGCGAGCCCGAGGATATGGAAATGGAAG ctgGGGACACGGATGATCCCCCAAGAATCCCTCCAAATCCAGTCATCAACGGGAATGTTGCAATGACAGACGGACACAACACAGAAGAAGACATGGAGGACG ATACGAGCTGGCGTTCCGAGGCCACCTTCCGCTTCGTGGTGGAGCGTTTCAGCCGGCTGAGCGAGTCGGTGCTCAGCCCGTCGTGCTTTGTGAGGAACCTGCCGTGGAAGATCATGGTCATGCCTCGCTTTTACCCGGACCGGCCTCACCAGAAGAGCGTCGGCTTCTTCCTGCAGTGCAACGCCGAGTCCGACTCCAC GTCATGGTCGTGTCATGCTCAAGCAATGCTGAAGATCATCAACTACAAGGACGACGAGAAGTCGTTCAGCCGGCGCATCAGCCACTTGTTCTTCCACAAAGAAAACGACTGGGGTTTCTCCAACTTCATGTCATGGAGC gacGTTACTGACCCGGAGAGAGGCTTTGTGGAAGATGATAAGGTCACGTTCGAGGTTTCTGTCCAGGCCGATGCTCCTCATGGTGTAGC ATGGGATTCAAAGAAGCATACAGGATATGTAGGATTAAAGAACCAAGGAGCCACATGCTACATGAACAGTCTGCTGCAAACGCTGTTCTTCACCAACCAGCTCAGACGG GCGGTCTACATGATGCCCACAGAGGGTGACGACTCCTCCAAAAGCGTTCCCCTGGCACTGCAGAGGGTCTTCTACGAGCTCCAGCACAGCGATAAACCTGTCGGCACAAAGAAACTGACCAAGTCTTTCGG gTGGGAGACGTTGGACAGTTTTATGCAGCACGATGTCCAGGAGCTGTGCAGGGTG CTCCTGGACAACGTTGAGAACAAGATGAAGGGCACGTGCGTGGAAGGAACCATCCCGAAGCTCTTCAGAGGAAAGATGGTG TCGTACATCCAGTGTAAGCACGTGGATTATAGATCTGAGCGAATAGAGGATTACTACGACATCCAGCTCAGcataaagggaaagaaaaaca TTTTTGAGTCATTTAAAGACTACGTGGCAGTGGAGCAACTCGACGGGGATAACAAGTACGATGCGGGGGAGCATGGCCTACAG gaaGCTGAGAAGGGAGTGAAATTCCTCACTTTTCCTCCCATCCTGCACTTACAGCTGATGAGGTTTATGTACGACCCGCAAACagaccaaaatataaaaataaacgacAG GTTCGAATTTCCCGACCAGTTACCTCTGGACGAGTTCCTCCAGAAGCCGGATGTCAAGGACCCAGCCAACTACATCCTCCATGCCGTGTTGGTGCACAGCGGAGACAACCACGGCGGTCACTACGTCGTCTATCTCAACCCCAAAGGAGACGGCAAA TGGTGCAAGTTCGACGACGATGTCGTTTCCCGATGCACTAAAGAAGAGGCCATCGAGCACAACTACGGCGGCCATGACGACGACCTCTCCGTGCGCCACTGCACCAACGCCTACATGCTGGTCTACATCAGAGAGTCGAAGCTCA GTGAGGTTCTGCAGCCGGTTACAGACATAGACATCCCTCAGCAGCTGGTGGAGAGACTGCAGGAGGAGAAGCGTGTAGAGGCACAGAAACGGAAGGAGCGTCAGGAAGCTCATCTCTACATGCAAGTGCAG atggTGACCGAGGACCAATTTTGCGGCCACCAGGGCAACGACATGTACGACGAAGAGAAAGTCAAGTACACAGTGTTCAAAGTGCTGAAAAGCTCCACCCTGGCAGAGTTTGTGCAGAACCTCTCTCAGACCATG GGTTTCCCACAGGACCAGATGCGGCTGTGGCCCATGCAGGCCAGGAGCAATGGCACCAAGAGGCCGGCCATGTTGGACTACGAGGCAGACTGCAACAAGTCT ATGATTGACTTGAGTGATAACGAGAATCCCTGGACAATATTTTTGGAAACGGTAGATCCAGAAATGGCATCCAGCGGTGCGACGTTGCCCAAGTTCGACAAAGACC atgaTGTCATGTTGTTCTTGAAGATGTACGACCCAAAAACCAGAAGCTTAAATTATTGTGGACATATCTACACACCTATATCCTGTAAAATAC GAGACTTGCTGCCTGTCATGTGTGAAAGAGCAGGGTTTCAGCAGGGAACTAGTCTTCTCCTCTATGAG GAAGTTAAACCGAATTTAACAGAGCGGATACAGGACTTTGATGTCTCCTTGGATAAAGCTCTGGACGAGCTCATGGACGGAGACATAATCGTGTTCCAGAA GGACGACCCAGACAACGAGACCAGCGAGCTGCCAACGGCAAAAGACTACTTTAGAGACTTGTACCACCGCGTCGACGTCATTTTCTGCGACAAAACCATCCACAACGACCCGGGCTTCGTCGTTACACTATCCAACAGAATGAACTACTTCCAG GTGGCGAAGACTGTTGCACAGAGGTTAAACACTGACCCCATGCTACTACAGTTCTTCAAGTCACAGGG GTATAGAGACGGCCCGGGAAACCCACTCAGGCACAACTACGAAGGAACTCTCCGAGACCTGCTGCAGTTCTTCAAACCACGGCAGCCCAAGAAGCTCTACTATCAACAG CTCAAGATGAAGATCACCGACTTTGAAAACCGGAGGAGTTTCAAATCCATATGGCTCAACAGTCAGTTTCGGGAGGAG GAGATCACACTATACCCAGACAAGCATGGCTGTGTTCGAGACCTTCTCGAGGAATGTAAAAAGGCAGTGGAGCTCTCAGACAAAGGATCAGAGAAGCTCAG GCTGTTAGAAATCGTAAGCTACAAAATTATTGGGGTTCACCAGGAGGACGAACTGCTAGAATGTCTATCTCCCGCGGCCAGTCGGACGTTCAGAATAGAG GAAATCCCTCTGGACCAGGTCGACCTGGATAAGGAGAACGAGATGCTGATTCCAGTTGCACATTTCCACAAGGAGGTCTTCGGGACTTTCGGAATTCCGTTCTTGCTCAAGATTCGTCAG GCCGAGCCTTTCAGAGAGGTGATGAAGAGGATCCAGAGCATGCTGGATATCCAGGAGAAAGAGTTTGAAAAG TTTAAGTTTGCGATCGTGATGATGGGCCGGCACCAGTACATCAACGAGGACGACTACGAAGTGAACCTGAAGGACTTCGAGCCACAGCCGG GAAACATGTCCCACCCGAGACCTTGGTTAGGGCTCGACCACTTCAACAAAGCGCCGAAGCGAGGCCGCTACACGTACCTGGAGAAGGCTATCAAGATCCACAACTGA
- the usp7 gene encoding ubiquitin carboxyl-terminal hydrolase 7 isoform X3 — MTDGHNTEEDMEDDTSWRSEATFRFVVERFSRLSESVLSPSCFVRNLPWKIMVMPRFYPDRPHQKSVGFFLQCNAESDSTSWSCHAQAMLKIINYKDDEKSFSRRISHLFFHKENDWGFSNFMSWSDVTDPERGFVEDDKVTFEVSVQADAPHGVAWDSKKHTGYVGLKNQGATCYMNSLLQTLFFTNQLRRAVYMMPTEGDDSSKSVPLALQRVFYELQHSDKPVGTKKLTKSFGWETLDSFMQHDVQELCRVLLDNVENKMKGTCVEGTIPKLFRGKMVSYIQCKHVDYRSERIEDYYDIQLSIKGKKNIFESFKDYVAVEQLDGDNKYDAGEHGLQEAEKGVKFLTFPPILHLQLMRFMYDPQTDQNIKINDRFEFPDQLPLDEFLQKPDVKDPANYILHAVLVHSGDNHGGHYVVYLNPKGDGKVSVTEPIWCKFDDDVVSRCTKEEAIEHNYGGHDDDLSVRHCTNAYMLVYIRESKLSEVLQPVTDIDIPQQLVERLQEEKRVEAQKRKERQEAHLYMQVQMVTEDQFCGHQGNDMYDEEKVKYTVFKVLKSSTLAEFVQNLSQTMGFPQDQMRLWPMQARSNGTKRPAMLDYEADCNKSMIDLSDNENPWTIFLETVDPEMASSGATLPKFDKDHDVMLFLKMYDPKTRSLNYCGHIYTPISCKIRDLLPVMCERAGFQQGTSLLLYEEVKPNLTERIQDFDVSLDKALDELMDGDIIVFQKDDPDNETSELPTAKDYFRDLYHRVDVIFCDKTIHNDPGFVVTLSNRMNYFQVAKTVAQRLNTDPMLLQFFKSQGYRDGPGNPLRHNYEGTLRDLLQFFKPRQPKKLYYQQLKMKITDFENRRSFKSIWLNSQFREEEITLYPDKHGCVRDLLEECKKAVELSDKGSEKLRLLEIVSYKIIGVHQEDELLECLSPAASRTFRIEEIPLDQVDLDKENEMLIPVAHFHKEVFGTFGIPFLLKIRQAEPFREVMKRIQSMLDIQEKEFEKFKFAIVMMGRHQYINEDDYEVNLKDFEPQPGNMSHPRPWLGLDHFNKAPKRGRYTYLEKAIKIHN, encoded by the exons ATGACAGACGGACACAACACAGAAGAAGACATGGAGGACG ATACGAGCTGGCGTTCCGAGGCCACCTTCCGCTTCGTGGTGGAGCGTTTCAGCCGGCTGAGCGAGTCGGTGCTCAGCCCGTCGTGCTTTGTGAGGAACCTGCCGTGGAAGATCATGGTCATGCCTCGCTTTTACCCGGACCGGCCTCACCAGAAGAGCGTCGGCTTCTTCCTGCAGTGCAACGCCGAGTCCGACTCCAC GTCATGGTCGTGTCATGCTCAAGCAATGCTGAAGATCATCAACTACAAGGACGACGAGAAGTCGTTCAGCCGGCGCATCAGCCACTTGTTCTTCCACAAAGAAAACGACTGGGGTTTCTCCAACTTCATGTCATGGAGC gacGTTACTGACCCGGAGAGAGGCTTTGTGGAAGATGATAAGGTCACGTTCGAGGTTTCTGTCCAGGCCGATGCTCCTCATGGTGTAGC ATGGGATTCAAAGAAGCATACAGGATATGTAGGATTAAAGAACCAAGGAGCCACATGCTACATGAACAGTCTGCTGCAAACGCTGTTCTTCACCAACCAGCTCAGACGG GCGGTCTACATGATGCCCACAGAGGGTGACGACTCCTCCAAAAGCGTTCCCCTGGCACTGCAGAGGGTCTTCTACGAGCTCCAGCACAGCGATAAACCTGTCGGCACAAAGAAACTGACCAAGTCTTTCGG gTGGGAGACGTTGGACAGTTTTATGCAGCACGATGTCCAGGAGCTGTGCAGGGTG CTCCTGGACAACGTTGAGAACAAGATGAAGGGCACGTGCGTGGAAGGAACCATCCCGAAGCTCTTCAGAGGAAAGATGGTG TCGTACATCCAGTGTAAGCACGTGGATTATAGATCTGAGCGAATAGAGGATTACTACGACATCCAGCTCAGcataaagggaaagaaaaaca TTTTTGAGTCATTTAAAGACTACGTGGCAGTGGAGCAACTCGACGGGGATAACAAGTACGATGCGGGGGAGCATGGCCTACAG gaaGCTGAGAAGGGAGTGAAATTCCTCACTTTTCCTCCCATCCTGCACTTACAGCTGATGAGGTTTATGTACGACCCGCAAACagaccaaaatataaaaataaacgacAG GTTCGAATTTCCCGACCAGTTACCTCTGGACGAGTTCCTCCAGAAGCCGGATGTCAAGGACCCAGCCAACTACATCCTCCATGCCGTGTTGGTGCACAGCGGAGACAACCACGGCGGTCACTACGTCGTCTATCTCAACCCCAAAGGAGACGGCAAAGTGAGTGTCACGGAGCCAATA TGGTGCAAGTTCGACGACGATGTCGTTTCCCGATGCACTAAAGAAGAGGCCATCGAGCACAACTACGGCGGCCATGACGACGACCTCTCCGTGCGCCACTGCACCAACGCCTACATGCTGGTCTACATCAGAGAGTCGAAGCTCA GTGAGGTTCTGCAGCCGGTTACAGACATAGACATCCCTCAGCAGCTGGTGGAGAGACTGCAGGAGGAGAAGCGTGTAGAGGCACAGAAACGGAAGGAGCGTCAGGAAGCTCATCTCTACATGCAAGTGCAG atggTGACCGAGGACCAATTTTGCGGCCACCAGGGCAACGACATGTACGACGAAGAGAAAGTCAAGTACACAGTGTTCAAAGTGCTGAAAAGCTCCACCCTGGCAGAGTTTGTGCAGAACCTCTCTCAGACCATG GGTTTCCCACAGGACCAGATGCGGCTGTGGCCCATGCAGGCCAGGAGCAATGGCACCAAGAGGCCGGCCATGTTGGACTACGAGGCAGACTGCAACAAGTCT ATGATTGACTTGAGTGATAACGAGAATCCCTGGACAATATTTTTGGAAACGGTAGATCCAGAAATGGCATCCAGCGGTGCGACGTTGCCCAAGTTCGACAAAGACC atgaTGTCATGTTGTTCTTGAAGATGTACGACCCAAAAACCAGAAGCTTAAATTATTGTGGACATATCTACACACCTATATCCTGTAAAATAC GAGACTTGCTGCCTGTCATGTGTGAAAGAGCAGGGTTTCAGCAGGGAACTAGTCTTCTCCTCTATGAG GAAGTTAAACCGAATTTAACAGAGCGGATACAGGACTTTGATGTCTCCTTGGATAAAGCTCTGGACGAGCTCATGGACGGAGACATAATCGTGTTCCAGAA GGACGACCCAGACAACGAGACCAGCGAGCTGCCAACGGCAAAAGACTACTTTAGAGACTTGTACCACCGCGTCGACGTCATTTTCTGCGACAAAACCATCCACAACGACCCGGGCTTCGTCGTTACACTATCCAACAGAATGAACTACTTCCAG GTGGCGAAGACTGTTGCACAGAGGTTAAACACTGACCCCATGCTACTACAGTTCTTCAAGTCACAGGG GTATAGAGACGGCCCGGGAAACCCACTCAGGCACAACTACGAAGGAACTCTCCGAGACCTGCTGCAGTTCTTCAAACCACGGCAGCCCAAGAAGCTCTACTATCAACAG CTCAAGATGAAGATCACCGACTTTGAAAACCGGAGGAGTTTCAAATCCATATGGCTCAACAGTCAGTTTCGGGAGGAG GAGATCACACTATACCCAGACAAGCATGGCTGTGTTCGAGACCTTCTCGAGGAATGTAAAAAGGCAGTGGAGCTCTCAGACAAAGGATCAGAGAAGCTCAG GCTGTTAGAAATCGTAAGCTACAAAATTATTGGGGTTCACCAGGAGGACGAACTGCTAGAATGTCTATCTCCCGCGGCCAGTCGGACGTTCAGAATAGAG GAAATCCCTCTGGACCAGGTCGACCTGGATAAGGAGAACGAGATGCTGATTCCAGTTGCACATTTCCACAAGGAGGTCTTCGGGACTTTCGGAATTCCGTTCTTGCTCAAGATTCGTCAG GCCGAGCCTTTCAGAGAGGTGATGAAGAGGATCCAGAGCATGCTGGATATCCAGGAGAAAGAGTTTGAAAAG TTTAAGTTTGCGATCGTGATGATGGGCCGGCACCAGTACATCAACGAGGACGACTACGAAGTGAACCTGAAGGACTTCGAGCCACAGCCGG GAAACATGTCCCACCCGAGACCTTGGTTAGGGCTCGACCACTTCAACAAAGCGCCGAAGCGAGGCCGCTACACGTACCTGGAGAAGGCTATCAAGATCCACAACTGA